One genomic segment of Ricinus communis isolate WT05 ecotype wild-type chromosome 5, ASM1957865v1, whole genome shotgun sequence includes these proteins:
- the LOC8279530 gene encoding probable NAD(P)H dehydrogenase (quinone) FQR1-like 1, protein MGKGGGCVPSKKKFPVSDQDPPLPERSPPILAQNQTQITNTAIPSQNSTSQTLSKLKIFIIFYSMYGHVELLARRMKKGVDSIDGVEGVLYRVPETLPWEILEQMKVPPKGSEVPFISVNELVNADGFLFGFPTRFGSMAAQMKAFFDSTAELWLEQKLAGVPAGFFVSTGTQGGGQETTVWTAITQLAHHGMLYVPVGYTFGAGMFRMDSIRGGSPYGAGVFCGDGSRQPTETELALAEHQGKYMATVVKRFAKPLSLVLGNTHT, encoded by the exons ATGGGTAAGGGTGGTGGATGTGTACCTAGCAAGAAAAAGTTTCCAGTGTCTGATCAAGATCCTCCACTACCAGAAAGAAGCCCTCCTATTCTTGCTCAAAACCAAACCCAAATCACCAATACAGCAATCCCTTCTCAAAATAGCACCAGCCAAACACTTAGTAagcttaaaatttttatcatattttattcaatGTATGGCCATGTGGAGTTATTGGCAAGAAGAATGAAAAAAGGTGTGGATTCTATTGATGGAGTTGAAGGAGTTTTGTACAGAGTACCAGAGACATTGCCATGGGAGATTTTGGAGCAAATGAAGGTGCCCCCTAAAGGAAGTGAAGTCCCGTTTATATCAGTTAATGAGTTGGTCAATGCTGATGGATTCTTGTTTGGATTCCCAACAAGGTTTGGATCTATGGCAGCTCAGATGAAGGCATTTTTTGACTCCACTGCTGAATTGTGGCTGGAGCAGAAGCTAGCAGGAGTTCCTGCTGGGTTCTTTGTTAGTACTGGCACGCAGGGGGGCGGACAAGAGACCACAGT CTGGACAGCAATTACTCAGTTAGCTCACCATGGGATGCTCTATGTTCCCGTTGGCTATACCTTTGGAGCTGGAATGTTTAGAATGGATTCCATTAGGGGAGGGTCTCCTTATGGTGCCGGAGTCTTTTGTGGAGATGGCTCAAGACAGCCAACTGAGACAGAGTTGGCTCTTGCTGAGCATCAGGGAAAATACATGGCCACAGTAGTCAAGAGATTTGCTAAACCTTTATCGCTTGTACTGGGTAACACCCATACCTAA